The Candidatus Zixiibacteriota bacterium genome includes the window TACGCGGGCCGAAGAACTGACCATGGACAAGATTACGGCAGGTAAGGGTTTACAACCCTTTCCTGCGTTGAGCACTTATTGCCGGGAGTCGTCGTGGCGGGACGCTGGTGGTCCCAACGGGATTCGAACCCGTGTTACCGACGTGAGAGGCCGGTGTCCTAACCGCTAGACGATGGGACCATGGCTGAGGAGGTAGGACTCGAACCTACAATCGCCTGATCCAGAGTCAGGTGGCTTACCAATTAGCCGACTCCTCAAGTGCGCGTGACTTAAGGTAAAAGAATTGCGCCGGCGAGTCAAGGTTGGGCGGAAATGCGTTCGAGCGCGCGCCTGAGGCGCCGGAGCGTTCGCTCCTTGCCCAGCACGGCGATGATCTCGTGAATGCCCGGGCTCACGGTTCCGCCGGTAAGGGCCACGCGCACCGGCTGCGCGAGCTGGCCCAGCGTGAGGCCGAACTGCGCGAGCACGGTCTCGAAGGCGGCCTCGATATGCGGCTCGTCGAACGGCTCGGTCGCCGCCAGCCGCTCGGCGAGCGCACTGAGCGGCGCGGCTACCGCGGCAGTCAGGAACTTCCGCGCCGCCTTCTCGTCGAGGGTGACCTCGTCGACGAGATAAAACCGCGCCGCCTCGACCAGCTCGACCAGGGTCCGGGCACGCTCCCTCAAGGTCGCGATCATCTTTTCGAGCCACGCCTTGTCCTGGGGCACGGGGTAACCGGCCTTTTCGATGAAGGGGACGACCTCCTCGGCCAGGCGGGAGAGCGGCCGCGCCTTCATGTACTGGAAGTTCACCCAGAGAAACTTCTCCGGGTTGAACACGCCGGCGGACTGCCCGACGCTCTCGAGCGTGAACTTCTCGATCAGCTCCTCGCGCGAGAAGATCTCCTGGTCGCCGTACGACCAGCCGAGCCGGACGAGGTAGTTCACCACCGCCTCGGGGAAATACCCCATGTCGCGGTAGGCGGTGACCGAAGTCGCCCCGTGGCGCTTGCTCAGGCGCGTCTTGTCGGTTCCGAGGATCAGCGGAACGTGGGCGAACCGGGGCGGCTCGGCCCCGAAGGCGCGGTAGAGCTGGATCTGCCGCGGCGTGTTGGAGAGATGGTCGTCGCCGCGGATGATGTGGGTGATGTTCATGTCGACGTCGTCGACCACCACACAGAAGTTGTAGGTCGGCGTGCCGTCGGAGCGGGCGATGATCAGGTCGTCGAGCTCCCGGTTGTCGAAGACCACCCGACCCTTGACCGCGTCCTCTACCACGGTGGTGCCCTCGCGGGGCGAGCGGAACCGGACCGTGTAGGGGCGGTCGGTCGGCAGGGACGGGACGACGCCTTCCGGCGGGCGGCAGGTGCCGTCGTAAGAAGGCTTGCGCTTTTCCCTCTGCGCCGCCTGGCGCTTCGCCTCCAGCTCCTCGGGCGTGCAGGTACACGGGTAGGCCAGGCCCTTGGCCAGCAGCTCTTCGATCTTCGCCCGATAAAGAGGGAAGCGCTGGGTCTGATAGAAGGGCCCCTCGTCCCATTCGAGCCCGAGCCACTTGAGCGCGTCGAGAATCGCCTGGATCGCCTCGAGCGTGGAGCGCTCGCGGTCGGTGTCCTCGATCCGCAGAATGAACTTACCGCCGTGATGGCGCGCGAAGAGATAGTTGAAGAGCGCGGTTCTCGCGCCGCCGATGTGGAGATATCCGGTCGGACTCGGCGCGAAGCGCGTGCGAACGAGAGCCATCAAGCTAAGCTAACAGGGAGGCGAAATGGCGTCAACGCCGAGGGACGCGCCACATCGCTTGTCACGGGGCGGGTTCTCGCATAAGATCACGCCAGATTTCCTCTCGGGACGATGCAACGATGATCTTCGACGGCACGATCGACCTCGACGTTCCGGCGGCCGACGCCTGGGCTTTCCTGATCGACATCAACCGCTTCTCGGCCTGCCTTCCGGGCATCGAAGAGGTCAAGCAAATCGACGACAGGACGTTCGAGGGCGTGCTCGGGGCGACGGTGGGGCCGATCTCGGGCCGGTTCGCCTTTCGCTCGACGATCGTCGAGAGCCGCCCGCCGCACGAGCTCGTGGTGCGGACCGAGGGAAGCGATTCGGTGACCAAGAGCACGGTCAACGCCGACATGACCGTCGGTCTCCGCGGCGTCTCGGAGGCGAAGACGGCGATGAGCTACCGCGCCGACGTAAAGATCAACGGCCGGCTGGCGATTCTCGGCGACATGGTCCTGCGGGCGACGGCGACGCTGATCCTGCAGGAGTTCACGCGCCGGCTGAAAAAAGCGCTCGGGGCCTGATTCCACCGTACGGCCCGAACCGTCTGGACGGCTTGAACGATTTGAACTGGAACGAGGCGACCTTTCCTCGAGCTTTTGAGCTCTTGAACAGCCGCGAAGCGGCGGCAGGCTTCGGAGGTTTTCGATGGCCGATTATTACGACGTGATCATCGTGGGAGGAGGCTCGGCCGGCTGCGTGGCCGCCACGCGGCTGTCCGAGGATCCGAAGAGAAAAGTTCTCCTGCTCGAAGCGGGGCCCGATCCGTGGCCGCTCCCCGAGCTGGTGGCGGACGCCGACAAGCAGACGCGGTTGCTGCTCGAGTCCGATTTCGTGCGCATGTACCCCAGCGAACGGCATGCCGACGGAAGCATCTATTACGCGCTTTCCGGGAAGATCATGGGGGGCGGCTCGTCGGTGAACGTGATGTCGGTGCTGCGCCCGATGAAAGCCGACCTCGACGGCTGGGTAAAGCTCGGCAACCCGGAGTGGAGCTACGAGAAGTGCCTGCCGGTCATGAAGCGGATCGAATCGGACCAGGACTTTCCCGGCAGCCCCATTCACGGCAACTCCGGCCCGCTCTACGTCAAGCGCCACTTCACGCTCGACATGCCGGCGTCGCCGCCGGTGCAGGCCTTCATGGCCTCGGCCTACGCGATGGGGCTTCCGAAGTGCCCGGACCTGAACGTTGCCGAGCCCTACGGCGTCTGCGCCTCGCCCTACAACATCAAGGACGGCAAGCGGCAGTCGACCGTGGTCGCTTACCTGAACGGTGCCCGAAGCCGGCCCAACCTGACGATCATCGCCGAGGCGCCGGTGCACTCGCTCGTGCTCGAAGGCAGAAAGGCGCGCGGGGTCCGCTACGAAAAGGAGGGCCGGGTGCTCACGGCCGAAGGCGGCCAGATTCTCCTGACCGCGGGAGTCTACCACTCGCCGCAGATCCTCATGCTTTCGGGCATCGGCCCGGCGGCCGAGCTCAAGAGGCACGGCATTCCGCCAGTTCACGAGCTCAAAGGCGTCGGCGAGAACTACCACGATCATCCGGTCGTGTTCATGACCTTCGAGGGGCCGCAGGCGGCGAAAGAAGACTGGATCGTGCCGCGCTTCCGCCTGATCACCAGGCACAATCCGCTCTACGGCTGCCCGAACTTCCACATCGTCATGCGACCGCCGACCGAGGTCGCCGGGATCAAGCGAATGATGCCGGTCTCCGCGCACCTTCTGGAGCAGCGCAATCGCGGGCGGGTCTATCTCCGCAGCACCGATCCGCACGATCTCCCCGGAGTGGACTCCGGGATGCTCGAGCACCCGGAGGACCTCAAGGCGATGCTCGAGGCGATGCACTTCATCGAGGAAATGGTCCACAAAGGGCCCGCGCGGGAGTTCTACGGCCCGCTGATTCAGCCGGGACCGGGAGAGGACTGGGGGAAGTTCGCGCGCTCGACGTACGACAGCTACCACCACGGGGTCGGCACCTGTAAGATGGGGCCCGCCTCGGATCCGACGGCGGTGGTCGACGAGAAGCTGCGCGTTCACGGGATGGAGAATCTGTGGGTGGGCGACGCCTCGATCATGCCCGTGGTCAGCCACGCCAACACGAACCTGACCTCGATCATGATCGGCGAGCGCCTCGCCGACTTCGTGAAGGAAGCATCATAAGATTGCGGTTTCCGGTTTCCGGTCGAAACCAGGAACCAGAATTCTCCTTGGAGGGCCCATGTCGGAGGCGACGCTCAAGGCGGCGGACATCATCCGCGAGATCAAGCGAGCCGGCATTCGCTTCGTCGTTGCGCTGCCGGATCGGGTGACGAGCCACTACCTTTTGAAGACCATGCTCAAGGACCCCGACTTCCGCGTCGTTCAGGTCTGCAAGGAAGACGAGGGGATCTCGATCTGCAGCGGCCTCTACGCGGCGGGCCAGCGGGCCTTGATGATGATGCAGTACACCGGGCTGCTCGACTCCTGCAACGCGCTGCGCGGCGTCGCGATGGAAGGGAAGAATCCCGTCTGCATGATGGTCGGGCTTCTCGGCAAGGAGCCGGGAGTACCGCCCACGCAGAGCAAGCGCTACGGGATCCGCATCGTCGAGCCGGTGCTCGACGCCATGGAGATCAGCCACGAGCTGCTCGAAGAGCCGGGCGACGTCGAGCGCATCGTGCCCGCGGTCGAGAAGGCCTACGCGACCTCGTCGCCCGTGGCGATGCTGATCGGAAGGGAGCCGCGATAGCCATGATGAAACGAGACGAGTGCCTCAAGGTTCTGGCGCGCCACCGCACGAACGAGATCGTCGTGGCGGTCTACATGGCGGCCCAGGAGTGGATCCACATCGCGCCGAGCGATCTCAACTACACTTTCACGGGAGCGATGGGCCAGGGTTCGTCGCACGCCCTGGGGCTTGCGCTGGGGCGTCCCGACAGGAAAGTGATCGTCCTCGACGGCGACGGCAGCCTGCTCATGAACCTGGGCAGCCTCGTCACGATCGCCAACGCCGCCCCGAAGAACTTCATCCACTGCCTCTGCGAGAACGGCACCTACGAGACCAACGGAGCGGTCCCCATCCCGCGCGCCGGAGCGGTCCGCTTTTGCGCGATGGCCGAGGCGGCGGGCTACCGCAAGACCTACGAGATCGACGATCTCGGAGAGTGGGATCGCCGGCTGCCGGAGATTCTCGGCGAAGAAGGGCCGGTCTTCGTCGATCTCAAGGTGCAGCCCGGCGAGGCCTACCCGGAAAATTTCCGCCGGCTCTACAGCATCGAGCACCGCGAGCGGTTTCGCGAGGCGTTGAAGAACAGCTAGGGACAACGGCGGCCCGAACTCCGGGCCCGTCCCTCTTCCCGGGCACGGGACGCAAGTCTGCGCGGTTCCAGCGCAGCCGGACGCCGCCGGTTTTCGACCCGGGGATCCCGAACTCTAGCTTCCGCGCCCGCCCGACGCCATGGAAGCCCAGCTGATCGCTCTTTTGACCTCCATCTGGTACGCAGGGGCGCTGGTGGCGTCGCGCCGCGGCCTCGACCACTCCACGCCGGCAACCGTCACGCTCGTCTCCATCGCCGTGCAGAACGTTTCGCTCTGGTCGGCGGTGTTTCTCTCCGGTGGCATTCCGCGCGTCTCGCC containing:
- the gltX gene encoding glutamate--tRNA ligase → MALVRTRFAPSPTGYLHIGGARTALFNYLFARHHGGKFILRIEDTDRERSTLEAIQAILDALKWLGLEWDEGPFYQTQRFPLYRAKIEELLAKGLAYPCTCTPEELEAKRQAAQREKRKPSYDGTCRPPEGVVPSLPTDRPYTVRFRSPREGTTVVEDAVKGRVVFDNRELDDLIIARSDGTPTYNFCVVVDDVDMNITHIIRGDDHLSNTPRQIQLYRAFGAEPPRFAHVPLILGTDKTRLSKRHGATSVTAYRDMGYFPEAVVNYLVRLGWSYGDQEIFSREELIEKFTLESVGQSAGVFNPEKFLWVNFQYMKARPLSRLAEEVVPFIEKAGYPVPQDKAWLEKMIATLRERARTLVELVEAARFYLVDEVTLDEKAARKFLTAAVAAPLSALAERLAATEPFDEPHIEAAFETVLAQFGLTLGQLAQPVRVALTGGTVSPGIHEIIAVLGKERTLRRLRRALERISAQP
- a CDS encoding SRPBCC domain-containing protein; this translates as MIFDGTIDLDVPAADAWAFLIDINRFSACLPGIEEVKQIDDRTFEGVLGATVGPISGRFAFRSTIVESRPPHELVVRTEGSDSVTKSTVNADMTVGLRGVSEAKTAMSYRADVKINGRLAILGDMVLRATATLILQEFTRRLKKALGA
- a CDS encoding GMC family oxidoreductase N-terminal domain-containing protein translates to MADYYDVIIVGGGSAGCVAATRLSEDPKRKVLLLEAGPDPWPLPELVADADKQTRLLLESDFVRMYPSERHADGSIYYALSGKIMGGGSSVNVMSVLRPMKADLDGWVKLGNPEWSYEKCLPVMKRIESDQDFPGSPIHGNSGPLYVKRHFTLDMPASPPVQAFMASAYAMGLPKCPDLNVAEPYGVCASPYNIKDGKRQSTVVAYLNGARSRPNLTIIAEAPVHSLVLEGRKARGVRYEKEGRVLTAEGGQILLTAGVYHSPQILMLSGIGPAAELKRHGIPPVHELKGVGENYHDHPVVFMTFEGPQAAKEDWIVPRFRLITRHNPLYGCPNFHIVMRPPTEVAGIKRMMPVSAHLLEQRNRGRVYLRSTDPHDLPGVDSGMLEHPEDLKAMLEAMHFIEEMVHKGPAREFYGPLIQPGPGEDWGKFARSTYDSYHHGVGTCKMGPASDPTAVVDEKLRVHGMENLWVGDASIMPVVSHANTNLTSIMIGERLADFVKEAS
- a CDS encoding decarboxylase, with product MSEATLKAADIIREIKRAGIRFVVALPDRVTSHYLLKTMLKDPDFRVVQVCKEDEGISICSGLYAAGQRALMMMQYTGLLDSCNALRGVAMEGKNPVCMMVGLLGKEPGVPPTQSKRYGIRIVEPVLDAMEISHELLEEPGDVERIVPAVEKAYATSSPVAMLIGREPR
- a CDS encoding thiamine pyrophosphate-dependent enzyme — translated: MMKRDECLKVLARHRTNEIVVAVYMAAQEWIHIAPSDLNYTFTGAMGQGSSHALGLALGRPDRKVIVLDGDGSLLMNLGSLVTIANAAPKNFIHCLCENGTYETNGAVPIPRAGAVRFCAMAEAAGYRKTYEIDDLGEWDRRLPEILGEEGPVFVDLKVQPGEAYPENFRRLYSIEHRERFREALKNS